In Clarias gariepinus isolate MV-2021 ecotype Netherlands chromosome 9, CGAR_prim_01v2, whole genome shotgun sequence, a single window of DNA contains:
- the LOC128530044 gene encoding low-density lipoprotein receptor-related protein 8-like: MDVSTVPAVFLVHTGGVMVQGVGQTGADVGQTCHSFEFRCSNGVCVHKQWRCDHSADCIDGSDEENCEQDECEVNNGGCSHYCVDLPHGFMCECPPDMRLVLDTHCEELDPCLDADVCDQLCVHSNGSFTCECRHGYVKSSENGRCFAADDAAAVIFSSSEGIMWMKPDGSGLRNIINTTGTSGALTSLSDDNTLYWTQHTHIYKLVLDAGPLDPTVMFSGVSGIVSLSVDWINRVLYWTSTSSRAVHAAALNGTEHFVLISGLQSPGAVAVQSLAGFLFWTDTGDSPRTITAVCYRADEPRGLLYWADSSLRTVSRVTYDGLHRKTVLESNSHLDQPFGLAVFEDAVYWSDRATGVICSADKHNGKLLKVTHLSEASSPAGLVLYHPLLQPTGERHAALP; this comes from the exons ATGGATGTGTCCACTGTGCCcgctgtctttctggtgcacacAGGCGGGGTGATGGTGCAAG GTGTGGGGCAGACGGGGGCAGACGTGGGGCAGACGTGCCACAGCTTTGAGTTCAGGTGCTCTaatggagtgtgtgtgcataagcAGTGGAGGTGTGATCATTCTGCGGACTGTATAGATGGCAGCGACGAGGAGAACTGCG AGCAGGACGAGTGTGAGGTGAATAACGGCGGCTGTTCTCATTACTGTGTGGATCTGCCTCACGGGTTTATGTGTGAATGTCCACCTGACATGAGACTGGTGCTTGACACACACTGTGAag aGCTGGACCCGTGTCTAGATGCAGATGTGTGTGACCAACTGTGTGTTCATTCTAACGGTTCTTTTACCTGCGAGTGTCGTCATGGGTACGTGAAGAGCTCAGAGAATGGGCGGTGCTTCGCTGCAG atgaTGCAGCAGCGGTGATCTTCAGCAGTAGTGAGGGGATCATGTGGATGAAGCCTGATGGCTCTGGGCTGAGAAACATCATCAACACAACAGGAACATCTGGAGCGCTGACCTCCCTCTCTGATGATAACACACTGTACTggactcaacacacacacatttacaa GCTGGTTCTGGATGCAGGGCCTCTGGACCCGACGGTGATGTTCTCGGGGGTCAGTGGGATTGTGAGTTTGTCTGTGGACTGGATTAACAGGGTTCTGTACTGGACCAGTACGAGTAGCAGAGCCGTCCATGCCGCAGCGCTAAACGGAACCGAACACTTCGTTCTGATCTCGGGTCTGCAGTCGCCCGGTGCGGTGGCCGTGCAGTCGTTAGCCGG cTTCCTCTTCTGGACCGACACCGGAGATTCTCCCAGAACCATAACT GCTGTGTGTTATCGAGCAGACGAGCCGCGCGGCCTGCTGTACTGGGCCGACTCCAGCCTGAGGACCGTCTCCAGGGTGACGTACGACGGCCTGCACAGGAAGACGGTTCTGGAGTCGAACAGCCATCTGGACCAGCCGTTTGGTCTTGCGGTGTTTGAG gatgctGTGTACTGGAGTGACCGGGCTACAGGAGTGATCTGCAGCGCTGATAAACACAACGGTAAACTGCTGAAGGTCACCCATCTCTCTGAAGCGAGTTCCCCGGCGGGATTAGTCCTGTACCACCCGCTCCTGCAGCCCACAGGTGAGCGCCACGCTGCGTTACCTTAA